One Chitinispirillum alkaliphilum genomic region harbors:
- a CDS encoding Glycyl-tRNA synthetase produces MAAKSPDLMSTVVSLCKRRGFIFQSSEIYGGLNSCWDYGPLGVELKRNIKESWWKSMVTNRRDIVGLDASILMHPRVWEASGHLSGFSDPMVDCKKCKERFRADHLESLEKCPKCSGEFTDIRKFNLMFKTFMGPVEDSSATVFMRPETAQGIFVNFLNVQQSSRLKPPFGIAQIGKSFRNEITPGNFIYRTREFEQMEMEFFVPPGEDEKWYKYWSEQRLQWYIDNGINPEHLRMRDHEKDELAHYAKACVDVEYLFPFGWSELEGIANRTDFDLKQHTEFSGKSLAYYDEATKQHYFPYVVEPAAGADRATLAFLVDAYGVEGEGKEARTVMKFHPAIAPVKAAVLPLVKRDGMPDIAEKIYEDLLDNSIKSQMDLTSSIGRRYARQDEIGTPYCITIDNQTLEDQSVTLRERDSREQYRVAMDSIVSVINKKMKDKK; encoded by the coding sequence ATGGCCGCAAAAAGCCCCGATCTCATGAGTACGGTAGTTAGTTTATGCAAGCGCAGAGGGTTTATTTTTCAATCGAGTGAGATCTATGGCGGACTTAACAGTTGCTGGGATTATGGTCCACTGGGAGTTGAACTCAAACGCAATATCAAAGAATCCTGGTGGAAATCGATGGTTACAAACCGGCGTGATATCGTCGGCCTCGATGCATCTATTCTTATGCACCCAAGAGTTTGGGAAGCATCGGGTCATCTTTCAGGGTTCTCCGATCCAATGGTAGATTGTAAAAAATGTAAAGAGCGCTTTCGTGCCGACCATCTCGAAAGTCTTGAGAAGTGTCCAAAGTGCAGTGGTGAATTCACAGACATCAGAAAATTCAATCTCATGTTCAAGACATTTATGGGCCCGGTGGAAGACAGCTCCGCCACAGTTTTCATGCGTCCGGAAACCGCTCAGGGTATTTTTGTTAATTTCCTCAATGTTCAGCAGTCCTCAAGATTAAAACCTCCTTTTGGTATTGCTCAGATCGGCAAAAGCTTCAGAAATGAAATCACTCCCGGTAATTTTATCTACCGTACACGAGAATTTGAACAGATGGAGATGGAGTTTTTTGTCCCTCCCGGTGAAGATGAAAAATGGTACAAGTACTGGAGTGAACAGAGACTTCAGTGGTATATTGATAACGGTATTAATCCCGAACACCTGCGGATGCGCGATCATGAAAAGGATGAGCTTGCTCACTATGCGAAGGCCTGTGTCGATGTTGAGTACCTGTTCCCGTTTGGATGGAGCGAACTGGAAGGTATCGCAAACCGTACAGATTTTGACCTCAAGCAACACACTGAATTCAGTGGGAAAAGTCTCGCATATTATGATGAAGCCACAAAGCAGCACTATTTCCCCTACGTGGTTGAGCCGGCTGCCGGCGCCGACAGAGCGACTCTTGCATTTCTGGTGGATGCCTATGGAGTTGAGGGTGAAGGTAAGGAGGCCAGAACTGTAATGAAGTTTCATCCGGCCATAGCACCGGTTAAAGCTGCCGTGCTGCCACTTGTAAAACGCGACGGCATGCCCGATATTGCTGAAAAGATTTATGAGGATCTGCTTGACAATTCTATCAAATCACAAATGGACCTGACATCCTCAATTGGTCGTCGTTATGCCCGGCAGGATGAAATTGGTACACCTTATTGTATCACAATAGATAATCAGACCCTTGAAGATCAGAGCGTGACTCTCAGAGAACGTGACAGTCGTGAGCAATACAGGGTTGCCATGGATTCCATAGTTAGTGTTATAAATAAAAAGATGAAAGACAAAAAATGA
- a CDS encoding S-adenosylmethionine:tRNA ribosyltransferase-isomerase has protein sequence MHTDEFSYDLPERLIAQEPLAQRDSCRLLHINRQSQTINHNRFTDILDILKPGDRLVLNNTRVIPARLSFRKSTGAALEVFFTERIDSLHWKALLKPARKVPPGSEMELEADPGVKVRVEEIYPGGERKLFLLRGSDSFEEIIDEYGSIPLPHYIERESTREDREQYQTVFARVSGAVAAPTAGLHFTESLLESVKKKGVDISFVTLHVGIGTFRPVKVSDPRKHDIHQERYELSGQAADEINGTWEKGGRVVAIGTTVTRVLEHCAVEFHRVEPSSGETKLMILPPYEFRAVDVLLTNFHLPRSTLLMLVSALASKELILKAYREAVNQEYRFFSYGDAMIIT, from the coding sequence GTGCATACAGATGAATTTTCTTATGATCTTCCAGAGAGGCTTATAGCTCAGGAACCCTTAGCCCAGCGTGACAGTTGTCGTCTTCTTCACATAAACAGACAATCTCAAACAATCAATCACAATCGATTCACAGACATTCTGGATATTCTGAAACCAGGGGATCGTCTTGTACTCAACAATACCAGAGTAATTCCTGCGCGACTGTCGTTCAGGAAATCAACAGGTGCAGCTCTGGAGGTGTTTTTTACAGAGAGAATCGATTCTCTTCACTGGAAAGCGCTTCTTAAACCTGCAAGAAAAGTCCCGCCAGGATCTGAAATGGAGCTTGAAGCAGACCCGGGGGTAAAAGTAAGGGTTGAAGAGATTTATCCGGGAGGGGAGAGGAAGTTGTTTTTGCTCCGGGGTAGTGATTCCTTTGAGGAAATAATCGATGAATATGGCAGTATACCTCTTCCTCATTACATAGAGAGAGAAAGTACCAGGGAGGATCGGGAGCAGTATCAGACTGTTTTTGCCAGGGTTTCGGGAGCTGTTGCGGCCCCTACGGCCGGACTTCACTTTACCGAGTCGTTGCTGGAGTCTGTGAAGAAAAAGGGGGTTGATATCTCTTTTGTGACTCTGCATGTGGGAATCGGCACATTCAGACCTGTTAAAGTTTCCGATCCCCGCAAGCATGATATTCATCAGGAAAGATATGAGCTGAGCGGGCAGGCCGCAGACGAGATAAACGGAACGTGGGAAAAGGGTGGCAGGGTTGTTGCAATTGGCACTACGGTTACCCGGGTTCTTGAGCATTGTGCGGTTGAATTTCATAGGGTTGAACCCTCATCGGGAGAAACTAAACTGATGATTCTTCCTCCTTATGAATTCAGGGCTGTTGATGTATTGTTGACAAATTTTCATCTGCCACGGTCAACACTACTTATGCTGGTGAGTGCTCTTGCTTCTAAAGAGCTGATCCTTAAAGCCTATAGAGAAGCAGTGAACCAGGAGTATCGATTCTTCAGCTATGGTGATGCTATGATTATCACATGA
- a CDS encoding Acriflavin resistance protein: MNLPGMSVRRPLAVTMIVLAFTMFGIVSWSKLPLDSLPDMELPFITVQLIYPGAGPEEIEASVIGPIEDQVNVIAGIKNITAYCMENGGFMLLEFLDHIDPDIASIEVKDRIDQIMGDLPSDLRNPVISKFNPNDRPVFTLAVRGDMDPAELRKYVDDHLKDEFSRIPGVANVDVIGGREREIHVNLDKQALAAHGLSIFQIIPFLQSQNVTIPGGFISDQNKEYTVKLDGEFTSLDQIKSLKIPVYKDFGSAQASYQVVLGEELAEIRDGYKDVRNMARFNGQECVQILINKSSDANIVETVEQIQIYVEQLEKNLPDGIYMDVVQSRATFIENTIRDTYANIVMGIILTSLILLVFLGDLRLTLIAAVTIPISIITTMIGLEVFGISLNIVTMMSLTASVGILVTNAIIVIENIVRHKEFGVETDHAAEVGTNEIMTAVLASTLTNLAVFIPIASTTGITESVFKTLGLTVVFASVSSLLLSFTLVPLMASKLLRKGREQKRERVFNRAFYYLEKNYVYLLNRILKKRVLKALLVGGTVSLFLFSVVVILPSLGREFMPAMDNGFFQVDIKLPPGTPLPVTEQVVEEVERRLMETPHLVAVSSVLGGQNIETGVQYATVQVEVTPETERDVSVIDIVTFMRPRFADIPDAHIVLDPRPDRISKGDITIELSSDNLDSLLAYKESTIELLRNIGTLTDINSSWRGTKPEILITPDRNKIEHFGLSPNIAQSATVQMIGGMLRFNITGDDNAIFRENGQEYPIRVRLDEKHRKTPQDIASFLVPTPRGMVQLNEIAEVREVPSISALTRKNRMLMVDVSCNITEGTTGKMIGEIDHLLSQAHIPDGCSYHFGGNEDLRQETNDQLTFAAILAVALTLMLLVAILESFSRGLVIFLTIPMGLIGVIWFLFITGNTLSIISSISVIMLIGIVVNNAIILIDYAQRESGKRKISPRTAILGAARTKLKAILMANLAIIASMIPIALGIGSGGSFRAPFAITAIGGVIVSTALTLFVIPVLYVWTASKSKKSK, from the coding sequence ATGAATTTACCGGGAATGAGTGTGCGACGTCCCCTTGCTGTAACAATGATTGTACTTGCATTTACCATGTTTGGGATAGTATCCTGGAGTAAACTTCCGCTTGACAGCCTCCCTGATATGGAACTTCCATTTATAACTGTTCAGCTGATATACCCAGGTGCAGGTCCTGAGGAGATTGAAGCTTCTGTTATTGGGCCAATCGAGGATCAGGTGAATGTGATAGCGGGTATAAAAAACATAACCGCCTATTGTATGGAAAATGGCGGGTTTATGCTTTTGGAGTTTCTGGATCATATAGATCCTGATATCGCGTCGATCGAAGTTAAGGACAGAATCGATCAGATTATGGGTGATCTTCCCTCAGATCTTAGGAACCCTGTGATATCCAAATTCAATCCCAATGACAGGCCCGTATTTACTTTGGCTGTAAGAGGGGATATGGATCCTGCAGAACTTAGGAAATATGTTGATGATCATCTTAAAGATGAATTTAGCAGAATCCCCGGAGTGGCAAACGTAGACGTTATAGGAGGAAGAGAAAGAGAGATTCATGTGAATCTCGATAAGCAAGCCCTGGCAGCGCATGGTTTGTCAATTTTCCAGATTATTCCATTTCTTCAAAGTCAGAATGTAACGATACCGGGCGGTTTTATATCAGACCAAAACAAGGAATATACTGTAAAGCTCGATGGTGAGTTTACTTCTCTGGATCAGATAAAAAGTCTCAAAATCCCTGTTTACAAGGATTTCGGTTCTGCTCAGGCAAGCTATCAGGTGGTGCTTGGAGAGGAGTTGGCTGAGATCAGGGATGGTTACAAAGATGTGCGTAATATGGCTCGTTTCAACGGACAGGAATGTGTACAGATATTGATAAATAAGTCAAGTGATGCAAATATTGTGGAAACCGTTGAGCAGATACAAATTTATGTAGAACAGCTGGAAAAAAATCTTCCGGATGGTATATACATGGATGTGGTTCAGAGTCGCGCCACATTTATTGAGAATACTATCAGGGATACTTACGCCAATATTGTCATGGGTATCATTCTTACTTCTCTTATTCTTCTGGTATTTTTAGGGGATCTGCGTCTGACGCTGATTGCTGCGGTTACAATTCCAATCTCAATTATTACAACTATGATTGGGCTTGAGGTGTTCGGTATCTCACTGAATATTGTTACGATGATGTCGCTGACTGCTTCTGTTGGGATTCTTGTAACAAACGCAATTATTGTGATTGAAAACATAGTTCGTCACAAAGAGTTTGGGGTAGAAACAGATCACGCCGCAGAAGTTGGTACAAATGAGATTATGACAGCGGTACTTGCTTCAACCTTAACTAATCTCGCTGTTTTCATTCCGATCGCTTCTACAACGGGTATTACTGAAAGTGTGTTTAAAACTCTTGGGTTGACTGTTGTTTTCGCTTCAGTCTCATCGCTTTTACTCTCATTCACTCTTGTACCGTTGATGGCTTCAAAGCTGCTCAGAAAGGGACGTGAACAAAAGCGTGAGAGGGTGTTTAATCGTGCGTTTTATTATCTGGAAAAAAACTATGTGTATCTGTTAAACAGAATCCTAAAAAAAAGAGTGCTCAAAGCTCTGCTGGTAGGTGGCACTGTGTCATTATTTCTCTTTTCGGTAGTTGTAATACTGCCATCACTGGGAAGAGAATTTATGCCTGCAATGGATAATGGATTTTTCCAGGTCGACATTAAACTGCCCCCCGGCACACCGTTACCTGTTACCGAACAGGTGGTGGAAGAGGTAGAAAGAAGACTGATGGAAACACCACATCTTGTGGCTGTGTCCTCTGTTCTCGGAGGACAAAATATTGAAACAGGTGTACAGTATGCCACTGTTCAGGTTGAAGTCACCCCCGAGACAGAACGTGATGTTTCTGTGATTGACATTGTTACTTTTATGCGACCACGTTTTGCCGATATACCTGATGCGCATATTGTCCTTGATCCCCGTCCCGACAGGATAAGTAAAGGGGATATCACTATTGAACTTAGTTCCGATAATCTCGACTCGCTGCTTGCATACAAAGAGAGCACCATAGAACTGCTCAGAAATATCGGTACTCTTACCGATATTAACAGTTCATGGAGAGGAACAAAACCAGAAATTCTCATTACACCTGACCGCAACAAAATTGAACACTTTGGTCTTTCGCCCAATATTGCGCAATCTGCAACGGTTCAGATGATCGGAGGTATGCTTCGTTTCAACATAACTGGGGATGATAATGCGATATTCCGGGAAAATGGTCAGGAATATCCAATAAGAGTGCGTCTGGATGAGAAACACAGAAAAACTCCTCAGGACATTGCATCGTTTCTTGTGCCCACTCCAAGGGGAATGGTTCAGTTGAATGAGATAGCTGAGGTTCGTGAAGTGCCATCCATTTCGGCTCTCACACGTAAAAACCGGATGCTTATGGTGGATGTTTCCTGTAACATAACCGAGGGGACAACCGGAAAAATGATCGGAGAAATCGATCACTTATTAAGTCAGGCTCATATACCTGATGGGTGCAGTTATCACTTCGGAGGAAACGAAGATCTCAGACAGGAAACAAATGATCAGCTGACATTTGCTGCAATTCTGGCTGTTGCGCTTACTCTTATGTTGCTTGTCGCCATACTGGAATCTTTTTCCCGCGGTTTGGTGATATTTCTGACTATTCCGATGGGTTTGATAGGGGTAATCTGGTTTCTTTTCATTACCGGTAACACCCTTTCGATTATCTCCAGTATTTCAGTTATCATGTTGATCGGGATCGTGGTAAACAATGCAATCATCCTGATTGACTATGCTCAAAGAGAGAGTGGAAAGCGGAAAATCTCACCCAGAACAGCTATTCTTGGTGCTGCGAGAACAAAGCTAAAAGCTATTCTCATGGCAAACCTGGCAATTATTGCCTCAATGATACCAATTGCGCTTGGTATAGGGTCTGGGGGTAGTTTCAGGGCACCTTTTGCAATAACTGCAATCGGTGGTGTTATTGTTTCTACTGCACTTACTCTCTTTGTAATCCCTGTACTGTATGTGTGGACAGCTTCGAAGTCCAAAAAGAGTAAGTGA
- a CDS encoding putative outer membrane efflux protein, with protein sequence MFSEKEVRMIKKKVSVLFILSGFLSVCAMSLQEMKEHAFLNSEKVQQIELSLLRAESLKREYYAKGFPEINLGLKYLYQPRAYNPFDFGPFPSVLEMMDPTQEGYLNDAMLAGTLDQLFSNLDLAPKQQALQWEITATQPIFAQGKITAGVRIAKLYTEMISLQHQQLLSELAEQISHSYFKALVAEENLVTQRRAVELSEEAHRLSVRRYEVGKGTLLDTLNSRYTLQRDIYSLREAEKNRRLAVQQLLTTVSFDLCPDSFLLSDSLSENYLPTTFDQAHEVMLQSNHSLQVLRKGELLQQRQTHLMRTDYFPTVFAGATAGQISQHDAFGDINLRSDAWDVKIFAGVNVPVWNGGQRRHRMAQAYTEELKIASQIKEIEDLLTLALSAAFEEYQLAIENLSAVREMKAVAEKASSVAQRAFEVGHITQLELNQNHQNVNLTRLAYTDALYRLSKAQVKIQKLTGNPQLIHN encoded by the coding sequence ATGTTTTCAGAAAAGGAGGTAAGAATGATCAAAAAAAAGGTAAGTGTGTTGTTTATTCTAAGCGGATTTTTATCTGTTTGTGCGATGAGTCTTCAGGAGATGAAGGAGCATGCGTTTCTTAACTCTGAAAAGGTTCAGCAGATTGAACTGAGTCTTCTCAGAGCAGAAAGTTTGAAAAGAGAGTATTATGCAAAGGGTTTTCCTGAGATAAATTTAGGACTAAAATACCTTTACCAACCCCGTGCATATAACCCCTTTGATTTCGGGCCTTTTCCTTCCGTTCTGGAGATGATGGATCCAACACAGGAGGGGTATTTAAATGATGCGATGCTGGCCGGAACCCTTGATCAGCTTTTTTCAAATCTTGATTTGGCTCCCAAGCAGCAGGCTTTGCAATGGGAGATTACTGCAACGCAGCCGATCTTTGCCCAGGGCAAAATAACTGCAGGTGTCAGGATTGCAAAACTCTATACTGAGATGATTTCACTGCAGCATCAACAGTTACTCTCAGAGTTGGCAGAGCAGATAAGTCATTCATATTTTAAGGCTCTTGTTGCTGAGGAGAATCTGGTGACCCAAAGAAGAGCTGTGGAGCTTTCGGAAGAGGCGCATCGGCTTTCGGTGAGAAGGTATGAGGTTGGAAAGGGTACCTTGCTTGATACCCTTAACAGCCGGTACACCCTGCAGAGAGACATTTACTCTTTGCGAGAGGCGGAAAAAAACCGAAGACTTGCAGTTCAGCAACTCCTAACAACTGTTTCGTTTGATCTTTGCCCTGATTCTTTTCTGCTCTCAGATTCACTTTCAGAAAATTACCTGCCCACAACATTTGACCAGGCACATGAGGTGATGCTTCAAAGCAACCATTCCCTTCAGGTACTTCGAAAGGGAGAGCTCCTGCAGCAGAGACAGACACATTTGATGAGGACCGATTATTTCCCCACTGTATTTGCAGGAGCAACAGCCGGGCAGATAAGTCAGCATGATGCATTTGGTGATATAAACCTCAGGAGTGATGCCTGGGATGTGAAAATATTTGCAGGGGTAAATGTTCCGGTATGGAACGGTGGGCAACGAAGGCATCGCATGGCCCAGGCGTATACGGAGGAGCTGAAAATAGCAAGCCAGATTAAAGAGATTGAAGATTTGCTGACGCTTGCCTTAAGCGCTGCATTTGAGGAGTATCAGCTTGCAATCGAGAATCTCTCAGCAGTAAGGGAGATGAAAGCTGTTGCTGAGAAGGCAAGTTCGGTTGCCCAAAGAGCGTTTGAAGTGGGACATATAACTCAGCTCGAGTTGAATCAAAATCACCAGAATGTCAACCTTACACGCCTTGCATATACCGATGCTCTTTATCGTCTATCAAAAGCCCAGGTAAAAATTCAGAAACTCACCGGTAACCCTCAGTTAATTCATAATTAA
- a CDS encoding pyrophosphate-dependent phosphofructokinase, protein MNRAVSSLQAVRSAYKPKLPEVFAKYGSKVKASTGESTTSISDQDQIKALFPNTYGLPLVTFEAPLESEPAPLKAGVILSGGQAPGGHNVIAGIYDGLKNINDKSELYGFLGGPSGLTDNEYILFTDEKIDEYRNTGGFDIIGSGRTKLETEEQFDQVINNCKKLGITALVVIGGDDSNTNACMLAEYCLKKNSGIQVIGCPKTIDGDLKNQWIETSFGFDTATKVYAELIGNIQRDANSAKKYWHFIKLMGRSASHIALECALKTRPNITLISEEILEKKKTLKEVVVDIAEVVRKRSDAGKNFGVVLIPEGLIEFIPEMKKLIAELNDLLAANEEYFETLPDVDKFQYVNSKLAADTSYAFSSLPRSIQYQLLADRDPHGNVQVSRIETEKLLIDMVENTLSEWKSKGEFKGKFNALNHFFGYEGRCAAPSNFDADYCYSLGYSASALVNAGKSGYLSSVRNLTQPVEKWIAGGIPLTMMMNLERRHGKDKPVIKKALVELDGKPYLTLVENREKWATQDSYLYPGPIQYFGPGEVCDITTETIKLERS, encoded by the coding sequence ATGAACAGAGCAGTTTCTTCTCTTCAAGCTGTGCGTAGTGCTTACAAACCAAAGCTGCCCGAAGTTTTCGCCAAATATGGAAGTAAAGTAAAAGCTTCTACCGGTGAATCAACCACATCAATTTCAGATCAGGATCAGATCAAGGCGTTGTTTCCAAACACCTACGGTCTTCCTTTGGTGACCTTTGAAGCTCCTTTAGAATCTGAGCCCGCTCCGTTAAAAGCGGGTGTGATACTCTCTGGCGGACAGGCACCAGGAGGACACAATGTGATTGCCGGTATTTATGACGGGCTTAAAAATATAAATGACAAAAGTGAACTCTATGGCTTCCTCGGTGGGCCAAGCGGACTTACTGACAATGAATACATCCTGTTCACAGATGAAAAAATCGATGAGTACAGAAACACCGGCGGTTTCGATATAATCGGATCCGGTCGTACAAAACTTGAAACAGAAGAACAGTTTGATCAGGTTATTAACAACTGCAAAAAACTGGGTATAACTGCACTGGTAGTTATCGGTGGCGATGACTCAAATACAAACGCATGTATGCTTGCAGAGTACTGCTTGAAGAAAAACAGCGGCATTCAGGTTATCGGGTGTCCAAAAACAATTGATGGGGACCTGAAAAACCAGTGGATTGAAACTTCATTTGGCTTTGACACTGCCACCAAGGTGTATGCAGAACTGATTGGAAATATCCAGCGTGATGCAAATTCCGCCAAAAAATACTGGCATTTTATAAAACTCATGGGACGCAGTGCCTCTCATATAGCTCTTGAATGTGCGCTTAAAACCCGCCCCAATATCACACTGATCTCTGAGGAGATACTTGAAAAGAAAAAGACCCTTAAAGAGGTGGTGGTTGATATAGCAGAAGTGGTAAGGAAGCGCTCTGATGCAGGGAAAAATTTCGGTGTGGTGCTTATACCTGAAGGACTCATTGAATTTATTCCTGAAATGAAAAAGCTCATAGCGGAACTAAATGATCTGCTGGCTGCAAATGAGGAGTATTTTGAAACGCTCCCAGACGTAGACAAATTTCAGTACGTCAACAGTAAGCTGGCTGCCGATACTTCATATGCTTTTTCAAGTCTGCCCCGCTCTATTCAGTACCAGCTTTTAGCTGACCGTGATCCGCATGGAAATGTACAGGTTTCACGTATCGAGACAGAGAAACTTCTTATCGATATGGTTGAAAACACTTTAAGTGAGTGGAAGTCCAAAGGGGAGTTCAAGGGCAAATTCAATGCTCTCAATCACTTCTTTGGTTACGAGGGGCGTTGTGCTGCGCCATCCAATTTCGATGCTGATTACTGTTACAGTCTTGGTTACAGTGCCTCTGCTCTTGTCAATGCAGGTAAATCAGGATACCTTTCATCTGTACGCAACCTGACTCAGCCGGTCGAGAAATGGATTGCAGGAGGAATTCCTCTGACAATGATGATGAATCTTGAGCGTCGTCATGGAAAAGATAAGCCTGTTATAAAAAAAGCCCTTGTTGAGCTTGACGGTAAGCCTTATCTCACTTTGGTTGAGAACAGGGAAAAATGGGCAACACAAGATAGTTACCTCTATCCGGGGCCGATTCAGTACTTTGGACCAGGTGAAGTGTGTGACATCACTACTGAGACTATCAAGCTTGAAAGAAGCTAA
- a CDS encoding 2-dehydro-3-deoxygluconate kinase has product MKPIHIRDYDLLVIGESFVEFRCEGDIIHNEKFEKDIGGADLLVAATAARLGSGVQLVSSVARDSFHSFIRERLLSQGINIDHVVTSQGYNGIYFTSSRYPDVREYLVHHPGSSSKQIAPSMIYDDLIENCKIIYASSELQSVSKSTRHTIFKAFHFAHSNDIMVAYDPNLRLQRWSLDDAKECLWGVLPLLDVIFTSAPDETKALFGYERPLDVIGFLWDRGVHIVVVKTGAGGCLVGYDGKIEEFPHQTPTESLKNTTLIGSAFNGGFLHCIARGFDPFTAAEFANGVALFKGLKGGGIDSLPTTDDLNT; this is encoded by the coding sequence ATGAAACCAATTCATATCAGGGATTATGATCTTCTTGTCATAGGCGAAAGCTTTGTGGAGTTTCGCTGTGAGGGAGATATTATACATAATGAGAAATTTGAAAAAGATATCGGTGGCGCTGATCTTCTCGTAGCCGCTACTGCTGCACGCCTTGGCTCAGGAGTCCAACTGGTCTCCTCTGTGGCCAGAGATTCTTTCCACTCCTTTATACGGGAACGCCTCCTCTCTCAGGGAATAAACATAGACCATGTGGTTACAAGCCAGGGATATAACGGAATCTATTTTACATCCTCAAGGTATCCGGATGTAAGGGAGTATCTTGTTCACCATCCGGGAAGCTCTTCCAAACAAATCGCCCCATCAATGATCTATGATGATCTAATTGAAAACTGCAAAATCATCTACGCTTCAAGCGAACTCCAGTCTGTTTCAAAATCAACCAGACACACAATTTTCAAGGCATTCCACTTTGCACACAGCAATGACATAATGGTAGCCTACGATCCAAACCTGCGACTCCAGAGATGGAGTCTGGATGATGCAAAGGAGTGCCTGTGGGGTGTTCTTCCCCTGCTCGATGTAATCTTCACCTCAGCTCCCGATGAAACAAAAGCACTCTTTGGATATGAGCGCCCCCTTGATGTAATCGGATTTCTATGGGACAGAGGAGTACACATTGTAGTGGTTAAAACCGGGGCCGGGGGCTGTCTTGTAGGGTATGATGGGAAAATTGAAGAATTCCCGCATCAAACACCCACCGAATCACTTAAGAACACCACCCTGATCGGCAGTGCTTTCAACGGCGGCTTTCTCCATTGTATCGCACGTGGTTTCGACCCCTTCACCGCTGCAGAGTTTGCAAACGGTGTTGCACTATTCAAAGGTCTAAAAGGCGGTGGTATCGACTCACTCCCAACAACCGATGATCTGAACACCTAA
- a CDS encoding putative RND efflux membrane fusion protein, translated as MGTKKIICIAVAIIGCGGETTTPNLTIENMQAKQGIPVEVQMPKVQTLQSVHSAGGTVEGIRQTYLSTAAPGTVKNIPVSIGNTVRRGGLLASMEFDEGAPLGVAQSAYVYASESLNRVEQLYLEGAVSRGEVEKVRAQYQRAKHQKGQASVAQFIRAPFAGTVMDILRSEGTKVDAKTPLVLLSDLSEVKIDLRVHNRAVKNYQKGQSAYIIKDNGDSLAGTIEHVSLSAHPLTHGFTVTVRFPNCEQLLLPGMYRQVHTVTERRSEAVSVPVESLFTEDGKWYLYTVSDGHAVKKMVEPGILDNGYREISSGLGYDEKVIVRGISQIADGSKIKVVNR; from the coding sequence ATGGGAACAAAAAAAATTATCTGTATTGCAGTTGCAATCATAGGATGTGGGGGTGAAACTACCACTCCGAATCTGACGATTGAGAATATGCAGGCAAAGCAGGGTATCCCCGTTGAGGTGCAAATGCCAAAAGTTCAAACATTGCAGTCTGTTCATAGTGCAGGCGGTACAGTGGAAGGAATCCGTCAGACCTATCTCTCAACAGCAGCACCGGGAACAGTTAAAAATATACCGGTTTCAATAGGAAATACTGTTCGGCGGGGAGGTTTGCTTGCTTCCATGGAGTTTGATGAGGGTGCCCCGTTGGGTGTGGCTCAGAGTGCCTACGTTTATGCATCAGAAAGCCTCAATCGTGTAGAACAGCTCTATCTGGAGGGTGCTGTTTCCAGGGGGGAAGTTGAAAAGGTCAGGGCTCAGTACCAGAGGGCAAAGCATCAAAAAGGGCAGGCTTCAGTAGCGCAGTTTATAAGAGCTCCTTTTGCGGGCACTGTTATGGACATACTCAGAAGTGAAGGGACGAAGGTTGATGCAAAAACACCTCTGGTCCTGTTGTCTGATTTGTCTGAAGTAAAAATAGACCTGCGGGTGCATAACAGAGCAGTTAAAAATTACCAAAAGGGTCAGAGTGCCTATATAATTAAAGATAACGGAGACTCTTTGGCGGGTACAATCGAGCATGTATCTCTCAGTGCTCATCCTCTTACACACGGGTTTACCGTAACTGTACGGTTTCCAAACTGTGAACAGTTGCTTCTTCCCGGTATGTACCGTCAGGTCCACACCGTAACTGAGCGGAGAAGTGAAGCGGTTAGTGTTCCGGTTGAATCACTGTTCACTGAGGATGGTAAATGGTATCTGTATACTGTTTCAGATGGGCATGCGGTGAAAAAAATGGTCGAGCCTGGAATTCTGGATAACGGATACAGGGAAATCTCCTCTGGTTTAGGGTATGACGAAAAAGTTATAGTCAGGGGTATTTCCCAGATTGCGGATGGTTCAAAAATAAAAGTGGTAAACAGATAG